One genomic window of Niveibacterium sp. SC-1 includes the following:
- a CDS encoding helix-turn-helix transcriptional regulator, protein MARSLDVRAGVGLTANVVQRSALRFSNVVVDSPALIFLKHGTKSLQSGDRRWSLRGGDVIAIAGGQSFDVSNHLSNAGLFEARWLVWDKAVVERFEAEASAGGPPLSGATVIEQPGSEFFGAIERAVSAVCRAAEVPEPVAVHRLMEVLVWLSLAGVRLSARRTPNTSARLRGLFAAAPSEAWTISDVSTRLAMSEATLRRRLSAEGTRFVDLLTDVRMSLAMTLLQSTDRAVARIASEVGYESASRFAIRFRERFGFAPTAIRGHRRGEPG, encoded by the coding sequence GTGGCAAGGTCGCTCGATGTACGTGCCGGCGTCGGCCTGACCGCGAACGTGGTGCAGCGTAGCGCGCTGCGGTTCAGCAACGTCGTGGTCGACAGTCCTGCGCTCATCTTCTTGAAGCACGGCACGAAATCGCTTCAGTCGGGAGACCGGCGGTGGTCTCTCCGGGGCGGGGACGTCATTGCTATTGCCGGCGGCCAGTCCTTCGACGTGTCGAACCACCTGTCCAACGCTGGCCTGTTCGAGGCGCGCTGGCTCGTATGGGACAAGGCGGTGGTGGAGCGCTTCGAGGCGGAGGCCTCTGCGGGAGGGCCACCCTTGTCGGGTGCCACGGTGATCGAGCAGCCCGGCAGCGAGTTCTTCGGCGCGATCGAACGCGCCGTCTCCGCCGTCTGCCGCGCCGCGGAGGTTCCCGAACCCGTCGCCGTCCATCGGCTGATGGAGGTCCTGGTGTGGCTATCTCTTGCGGGCGTGAGGCTCTCGGCTCGCCGAACCCCGAACACGTCTGCCAGGTTACGCGGTCTATTTGCCGCGGCTCCATCGGAGGCCTGGACGATCTCGGACGTCAGCACCCGGCTCGCCATGAGCGAAGCGACGTTGCGAAGACGACTCAGCGCGGAGGGAACGCGTTTCGTGGATCTCCTGACCGACGTCCGCATGTCCCTCGCGATGACCTTGCTCCAGTCAACCGATCGCGCCGTCGCGCGCATTGCCTCGGAGGTCGGCTACGAATCCGCCTCTCGATTCGCCATCAGGTTTCGCGAGCGCTTCGGCTTTGCCCCCACAGCTATCCGGGGACACCGCAGGGGGGAACCTGGATGA
- a CDS encoding GyrI-like domain-containing protein: MEVIRAPSVEYRDEKPYVGIRVRTPMVGMSDAVEALKKELDAELRGNGVIATGPCFLRLHVIDMKGIMDIEVGRPVDEARALGDRIRPGALPAGQYANYVFAGPGIAGNGFLLRWIKEQGLQMDRWEDPNGDAFRCRCETFLTDPKLEHRRKKWEIEMAVKLIG, from the coding sequence ATGGAAGTGATTCGCGCGCCCAGCGTTGAGTACAGGGACGAGAAGCCCTACGTCGGCATACGGGTTCGAACGCCGATGGTCGGCATGTCCGATGCGGTCGAGGCGCTCAAGAAGGAACTGGATGCCGAGCTCCGAGGCAATGGTGTTATCGCAACCGGCCCCTGCTTTCTGCGCCTTCATGTCATCGACATGAAAGGCATCATGGACATCGAGGTCGGACGGCCTGTCGACGAAGCTCGCGCCCTCGGCGACAGGATCCGGCCGGGGGCTCTGCCGGCGGGGCAATACGCGAACTACGTCTTCGCCGGCCCCGGGATCGCCGGAAACGGGTTTCTGCTCAGGTGGATAAAGGAGCAGGGTCTGCAGATGGACCGTTGGGAGGATCCGAACGGGGACGCTTTCCGTTGTCGGTGTGAAACTTTTCTGACCGACCCGAAGCTTGAGCATCGGAGAAAGAAATGGGAGATCGAGATGGCGGTAAAGCTGATCGGATGA
- a CDS encoding DUF4386 family protein, with protein MVTQEVSTELSAAVPAPAAHRSRDTGFGFLVLLTALLAFAPVAVLGSAFGWPASLSAPAGVQMSAIAGNPAALRLGYGLYLLYSLLIAPVMMGLAARTFGGLTRTLPALVSGFALLSVLARAIGIERWLSVMPLLAERYVGGDAATRVQTELLFDAITRYGGGIGELLGVSLLMAVSLALLCVGGLGRGAMPRLLAWGGLFASLLLFAQALPAFGIAAVVPISAAVSVLTLWMLGAAAWCLRAR; from the coding sequence ATGGTGACCCAAGAAGTATCGACAGAGTTGAGCGCGGCGGTGCCCGCACCTGCGGCCCACCGGTCGCGGGATACCGGTTTTGGCTTTCTGGTCCTCCTGACCGCCCTGCTTGCCTTCGCGCCGGTCGCGGTACTGGGCAGCGCGTTCGGTTGGCCCGCATCCTTGTCCGCGCCTGCGGGCGTACAGATGAGTGCGATCGCGGGCAACCCGGCGGCGCTGCGCCTGGGCTACGGGCTCTATCTGCTCTACTCGCTGCTGATCGCGCCGGTGATGATGGGCCTCGCCGCCCGAACCTTCGGCGGTCTCACACGGACGCTGCCCGCCCTGGTATCCGGCTTCGCGCTGCTCTCCGTGCTGGCGCGCGCCATCGGCATCGAGCGCTGGCTCTCGGTGATGCCCCTGCTCGCGGAGCGCTACGTGGGCGGTGATGCCGCCACCCGCGTCCAGACAGAGCTTCTCTTCGACGCGATTACACGCTATGGCGGTGGCATCGGCGAACTGCTGGGGGTCAGCCTGCTGATGGCGGTGTCGCTCGCGCTGCTGTGCGTCGGTGGCCTTGGCCGCGGCGCCATGCCGCGACTGCTCGCCTGGGGCGGTCTGTTCGCGAGCCTGCTGCTGTTTGCCCAGGCACTGCCTGCTTTCGGTATCGCGGCGGTCGTGCCGATCTCCGCTGCGGTGAGCGTGCTCACCCTGTGGATGCTCGGTGCCGCCGCGTGGTGCCTGCGCGCGCGCTGA
- a CDS encoding ribose-phosphate pyrophosphokinase, with product MAFGSLMVFTGNANPKLASDVVKRLGMSIGAATVGRFSDGEVNVEILENVRGKDVFVLQSTCYPTNDNLMELLVMVDALKRASAGRITAAIPYFGYARQDRRPRSARVPITAKVISNMLQAAGVQRVLTVDLHADQIQGFFDIPVDNIYSSPVLLDDLARHRGDDLLVVSPDVGGVVRARAYAKKLETDLAIIDKRRPKANVSEVMNIIGDVKGRTCVIVDDIVDTAGTLCKAAQALKENGAKAVLAYITHPVLSGAAVSRISESMLDEMVVTDTIPLTEDARACGRIRQISIGALLADTIMRINNQQSVSSLFTE from the coding sequence ATGGCTTTCGGCAGCCTGATGGTTTTCACCGGCAACGCCAATCCCAAGCTCGCTTCCGACGTTGTGAAGCGTCTTGGAATGTCGATCGGCGCAGCGACCGTGGGTCGTTTCTCCGATGGTGAGGTGAACGTCGAAATCCTTGAGAATGTGCGCGGCAAGGATGTCTTCGTTCTGCAGTCCACCTGCTATCCGACGAACGACAACCTGATGGAGCTGCTGGTGATGGTCGACGCGCTCAAGCGCGCCTCCGCCGGCCGCATCACCGCCGCCATCCCCTATTTCGGTTACGCGCGTCAGGATCGTCGTCCGCGTTCGGCCCGTGTGCCGATCACCGCCAAGGTGATCTCGAACATGTTGCAGGCGGCCGGCGTGCAACGCGTGCTGACCGTCGATCTGCATGCTGACCAGATCCAGGGTTTCTTCGACATCCCGGTCGACAACATCTATTCGTCGCCGGTGCTGCTGGACGATCTGGCCCGCCATCGCGGCGACGATCTGCTGGTGGTGTCGCCCGACGTCGGCGGCGTGGTGCGTGCGCGTGCCTACGCCAAGAAGCTGGAAACGGATCTCGCGATCATCGACAAGCGTCGTCCCAAGGCCAATGTGTCCGAGGTGATGAACATCATCGGTGACGTGAAGGGCCGCACCTGTGTGATCGTCGACGACATCGTCGACACCGCGGGCACGCTCTGCAAGGCGGCGCAGGCGCTGAAGGAAAACGGCGCCAAGGCGGTGCTGGCCTACATCACCCATCCGGTGCTGTCGGGCGCGGCGGTGAGCCGGATCTCGGAATCGATGCTCGACGAGATGGTCGTCACCGACACCATCCCGCTGACCGAGGATGCACGTGCCTGCGGGCGCATCCGCCAGATCTCGATCGGTGCGCTGCTGGCCGACACGATCATGCGGATCAACAACCAGCAGTCGGTAAGTTCGCTCTTCACCGAGTAA
- the ispE gene encoding 4-(cytidine 5'-diphospho)-2-C-methyl-D-erythritol kinase, producing the protein MSHARARVFAPAKINLFLHVVGRRPDGYHLLQSAFRLLDRGDWLQLSVREDGAILRTNPLEGVPEASDLSVRAARLMQEKSGVRLGVEIALEKVLPMGGGLGGGSSDAASVMLALNRLWGIDADRDTLQEWGLSLGADVPFFIFGENAWVEGVGERMQPLALGPAWYVVVEPPVSVPTAEIFAAEDLTRNTEPAIIASFSEGRARNDLQPVACRKYPAIQYAIEVLSRFGDARMSGSGACVFLSCVSEESAQAVLAALPADMKAWVAAGLDRHPLQEWAESGR; encoded by the coding sequence ATGAGTCATGCCCGCGCGCGGGTCTTTGCCCCCGCCAAGATCAATCTCTTCCTGCATGTGGTGGGACGTCGTCCCGACGGCTATCACCTGCTGCAAAGCGCGTTCCGCCTGCTCGACCGCGGCGACTGGTTGCAGCTCTCGGTGCGCGAGGACGGCGCCATCCTGCGGACCAATCCGCTCGAAGGCGTGCCGGAGGCAAGCGATCTCAGCGTCCGCGCGGCGCGCCTGATGCAGGAGAAGAGCGGCGTGCGCCTGGGCGTGGAGATCGCGCTCGAGAAAGTGCTGCCTATGGGCGGCGGCTTGGGTGGCGGCAGCTCGGACGCGGCCAGCGTGATGCTCGCGCTCAACCGTCTCTGGGGCATCGACGCCGATCGCGACACCTTGCAGGAGTGGGGCCTGAGCCTGGGTGCGGACGTGCCTTTCTTCATCTTCGGCGAGAACGCCTGGGTCGAAGGCGTGGGCGAGCGGATGCAGCCGCTGGCGCTGGGCCCGGCGTGGTATGTGGTGGTCGAGCCGCCGGTCAGCGTGCCGACCGCGGAAATTTTCGCCGCCGAGGATTTGACACGAAATACCGAACCCGCCATAATTGCGAGCTTCTCTGAAGGGCGAGCCAGAAACGATCTGCAGCCAGTTGCATGTCGCAAATATCCTGCGATTCAATATGCAATTGAGGTGTTGAGCCGGTTCGGCGATGCCAGGATGAGCGGTTCGGGTGCCTGTGTATTTCTCTCCTGTGTTTCGGAGGAAAGCGCGCAAGCGGTACTCGCAGCGTTGCCGGCCGACATGAAGGCCTGGGTGGCTGCGGGCCTGGACAGGCATCCGCTGCAGGAGTGGGCTGAGTCGGGCCGCTGA
- a CDS encoding outer membrane lipoprotein LolB — MKRRGWLGGLLGAVLLAACATPRAPVLPDSAGGEDFSLTGRVLVRQGERAEVLRMYWHHLAAADKVSLETSLGQTVAEIDLDDEIGRAKLADGRELSEEDDLVLARKLLGSPVPLRRFADWVRAQTPASAVVERDDQGRVLRAHESDWQLAYSGYGDFAATPDLPSLVEARRADILVRLKIEEWTRGRQP, encoded by the coding sequence ATGAAGCGTCGCGGATGGCTGGGCGGGCTCCTGGGCGCGGTCCTGCTAGCCGCCTGTGCCACGCCGCGCGCCCCTGTGCTGCCTGACTCGGCGGGCGGCGAAGATTTTTCACTGACGGGCCGGGTCCTGGTGCGCCAGGGCGAGCGGGCCGAGGTGCTACGCATGTACTGGCACCACCTCGCGGCGGCGGACAAGGTCAGTCTGGAAACGTCACTTGGGCAGACGGTCGCTGAGATTGATCTCGATGACGAGATCGGCCGCGCGAAGCTGGCGGATGGCCGTGAGTTGTCGGAAGAAGACGATCTCGTGCTCGCCCGCAAGCTGCTTGGCTCTCCCGTACCCCTGCGGCGTTTCGCGGACTGGGTGCGGGCACAGACGCCGGCCTCAGCTGTGGTCGAGCGTGATGATCAGGGGCGCGTGCTGCGCGCGCACGAATCGGATTGGCAACTCGCCTATTCCGGCTACGGGGACTTCGCGGCGACGCCCGACCTGCCCTCGCTGGTCGAGGCGCGCCGGGCGGACATCCTGGTGCGCCTGAAGATCGAGGAATGGACACGGGGGCGCCAGCCATGA
- a CDS encoding VOC family protein — translation MFNHVIVGSNDLERSRQFYDAVLGVLGARAPVRSTAASGHVRLFYRHDGGTLGVSQPINDRPATFANGSTLAFKCDSPERVHAFHDAAVAHGGVSIEDPPGLRQDPSGAYYLAYVRDPDGNKLCAIHRVAA, via the coding sequence ATGTTCAACCACGTTATCGTCGGAAGCAACGACCTCGAACGTTCGCGGCAGTTCTACGACGCAGTGCTGGGGGTGCTCGGGGCCAGAGCTCCCGTCCGGAGTACAGCAGCCTCGGGCCATGTCCGGCTTTTCTATCGCCATGATGGCGGCACGCTCGGCGTCAGCCAACCCATCAACGATCGACCGGCAACGTTCGCAAACGGCAGCACCCTCGCTTTCAAATGCGATTCGCCCGAGCGGGTGCATGCATTCCACGACGCGGCCGTGGCGCATGGCGGCGTTTCGATCGAGGACCCACCGGGACTGCGCCAGGACCCGAGTGGTGCGTACTACCTCGCCTATGTGCGCGACCCTGATGGCAACAAGCTCTGTGCCATCCATCGGGTGGCCGCGTAG
- a CDS encoding tetratricopeptide repeat protein, with protein MPRPRIRPVLSRLAAVLLFATLATSAWAQEADDADQPDVPDAPASVVMALPAQPLTPQIVYQLLLSEIAGARGQMDLASQGYLDLARKTRDPRVAKRATEVALFARRAPEAVEASRLWAELDPGSTEALQTLAGLLAGGMGGLSELEAPLARLLAKSDKPQQSLLGLNRTLARYPDKAEVRKTIDRLSEPYLQYPEAHYARAYAAYAAGDSVAAQAEADKALAGRKDWEVAALLKVQLLQQKGQTAEALSFLKGFLAASPNARDARYAYARLLAVDRQYPASRAEFERLVKELPDNGEVGYTYALLLEQMDEYAAAETQFKRLLPLDSPGADAINMQLGQLYEEQKRWPDASAVYRAVTGPQKPLAQSRAALIQARGGDLSGARANLQRLREAEPKQASTYLLAEGQLLRELGKNEEAFALLGSSLASQPDQVDVLYDYSLLAEKLGKIDVMEKSLRRLIELRPDEAQAYNALGYSLADRNQRLDEAQGLIKKALTLSPDDGFILDSMGWVLFRRGDLNGALDHLQRAYAARPDPEIAAHLGEVQWKLGRKDEAHKTWSDAAKAHPDNTTLAEVMKRFEQ; from the coding sequence ATGCCGCGTCCTCGAATTCGCCCCGTCCTTTCGCGACTTGCGGCGGTCCTCCTGTTCGCCACGCTCGCTACGAGCGCCTGGGCGCAGGAGGCGGACGATGCTGATCAGCCCGACGTGCCCGATGCGCCCGCCTCGGTGGTGATGGCGCTGCCCGCGCAGCCGCTCACGCCCCAGATCGTCTATCAGCTGCTGCTCTCCGAGATCGCGGGCGCCCGCGGCCAGATGGACCTCGCCAGCCAGGGCTACCTCGACCTCGCGCGCAAGACGCGCGATCCGCGGGTCGCCAAGCGTGCCACCGAGGTCGCCCTGTTTGCCCGTCGCGCGCCGGAGGCTGTCGAAGCTTCCCGCCTGTGGGCCGAGCTGGATCCGGGCTCGACCGAGGCCTTGCAGACGCTCGCAGGCCTGCTGGCTGGCGGCATGGGCGGCCTGAGTGAACTCGAAGCGCCCCTGGCACGTCTGCTGGCCAAGTCGGACAAGCCGCAGCAAAGCCTGCTTGGCCTGAACCGGACCCTGGCGCGCTATCCCGACAAGGCCGAAGTGCGCAAGACGATCGATCGCCTGAGCGAGCCCTACCTGCAGTATCCGGAAGCCCACTACGCGCGCGCCTATGCAGCCTACGCCGCCGGTGATTCCGTTGCCGCGCAGGCTGAGGCGGACAAGGCGCTCGCGGGGCGCAAGGACTGGGAGGTGGCGGCCCTGCTCAAGGTGCAGTTGCTGCAGCAAAAGGGGCAGACCGCGGAAGCGCTTAGCTTCCTGAAGGGTTTCCTCGCGGCCTCGCCCAATGCGCGCGACGCGCGCTATGCCTATGCGCGGCTGCTGGCGGTCGACCGCCAGTATCCGGCCTCGCGGGCGGAGTTCGAGCGACTGGTGAAGGAGCTGCCCGACAACGGAGAAGTGGGCTACACCTACGCGCTCCTGCTCGAACAGATGGACGAGTACGCCGCGGCCGAAACGCAGTTCAAGCGCCTCCTGCCGCTGGACAGCCCGGGCGCCGACGCGATCAACATGCAGCTTGGCCAGCTCTACGAGGAGCAGAAGCGCTGGCCCGACGCGAGCGCCGTCTACCGCGCCGTGACCGGCCCGCAGAAGCCGCTCGCCCAGTCGCGTGCGGCGCTGATCCAGGCACGTGGCGGCGACCTGTCCGGTGCGCGCGCCAACCTGCAGCGGCTGCGCGAGGCGGAACCCAAGCAGGCCAGCACCTACCTGCTCGCCGAAGGTCAGTTGTTGCGCGAGCTCGGCAAGAATGAAGAGGCTTTCGCGCTGCTCGGCTCCTCGCTCGCATCCCAGCCCGACCAGGTGGACGTGCTCTACGACTACTCCCTGCTCGCCGAGAAGCTGGGCAAGATCGACGTGATGGAAAAGAGCCTGCGCCGGCTCATCGAGTTGCGTCCCGACGAAGCCCAGGCCTACAACGCGCTGGGCTATTCGCTGGCGGACCGCAACCAGCGCCTGGATGAGGCACAAGGCTTGATCAAGAAGGCGCTCACCCTGTCGCCGGACGACGGTTTCATCCTCGACAGCATGGGCTGGGTGCTCTTCCGCCGCGGGGACCTCAACGGCGCCCTGGATCATCTGCAGCGCGCCTACGCCGCGCGGCCGGATCCGGAGATCGCCGCGCACCTGGGTGAAGTGCAGTGGAAGCTCGGACGCAAGGATGAAGCCCACAAGACCTGGTCCGATGCCGCCAAGGCGCATCCGGACAACACCACGCTCGCCGAAGTGATGAAGCGCTTCGAGCAATGA
- the tam gene encoding trans-aconitate 2-methyltransferase encodes MSWSASQYGKFEDERNRPIRDLLAQIPLDSPRCVVDLGCGPGNSTELLLQRFPAADVIGVDNAPDMLAAARKRLPQLRFESADIASWAAPSRVDLLFANASLQWVPDHARLMPALLAQLAPGGCLAVQMPDNLDEPAHRLMREIAAEAPWADTLREAVRAREARHDAPWYYRHLQAAGGQVNIWRTVFHHPLAGGATAVVEWFKGSGLRPFLDPLDEALRARFLQRYTAAVAEAYPALPDGSVLLPFPRLFFVATLHASAS; translated from the coding sequence ATGAGTTGGTCCGCCAGCCAGTACGGCAAGTTTGAAGACGAGCGCAACCGACCGATCCGCGACCTGCTCGCGCAGATTCCACTCGATAGCCCGCGCTGCGTGGTCGACCTCGGGTGTGGTCCTGGTAACTCGACCGAACTTCTGCTGCAGCGCTTTCCGGCTGCAGATGTCATCGGTGTAGACAACGCGCCCGACATGCTGGCCGCCGCGCGCAAGCGCCTGCCGCAGCTGCGCTTCGAGTCCGCCGATATCGCCAGCTGGGCCGCGCCGTCGCGGGTGGACCTGCTCTTCGCCAACGCCTCGCTCCAGTGGGTGCCCGACCACGCGCGACTGATGCCGGCCTTGCTCGCCCAGCTGGCGCCGGGCGGCTGCCTCGCGGTGCAGATGCCGGACAACCTCGACGAACCTGCGCACCGGTTGATGCGCGAGATCGCCGCCGAAGCACCCTGGGCGGACACGCTGCGCGAGGCCGTGCGCGCGCGCGAGGCCCGCCACGATGCGCCTTGGTACTACCGTCATCTGCAGGCGGCCGGTGGGCAGGTCAACATCTGGCGCACGGTCTTCCATCACCCGCTCGCGGGTGGCGCAACGGCGGTGGTCGAATGGTTCAAGGGCAGCGGCCTGCGGCCCTTCCTTGATCCGCTCGACGAGGCCTTGCGAGCGCGCTTCCTCCAACGCTACACCGCCGCGGTGGCCGAGGCGTATCCGGCACTGCCGGATGGCAGCGTACTGTTGCCGTTCCCGCGACTCTTCTTCGTGGCGACGCTGCATGCCTCCGCGTCATGA
- a CDS encoding 50S ribosomal protein L25/general stress protein Ctc, producing MQLVFKAEKRVEQGTGASRRLRREGRVPGIIYGGTAAPVQVTLDHNELFHLLRKEAFHSSVLSAQLADGKDSVILRDVQWHPFKQQVLHIDFQRVDATHKMHTKVPLHFINGDVAPGVKLEGGIVSHVLTEVDVSCLPGDLPEFIEVDLKDLASGHSLHVSGLKLPKGVEVTVHGDPVVATIAKVKGSTTDEAAEGEAPKA from the coding sequence ATGCAACTCGTTTTCAAGGCTGAAAAGCGCGTCGAACAGGGTACGGGTGCGAGCCGCCGCCTTCGTCGCGAAGGCCGCGTCCCCGGCATCATCTACGGCGGTACGGCTGCCCCGGTGCAAGTCACCCTGGACCACAACGAACTCTTCCACCTGCTGCGCAAGGAAGCGTTCCACTCCTCCGTGCTGTCCGCCCAACTGGCTGACGGCAAGGACAGCGTGATCCTGCGTGACGTGCAATGGCACCCGTTCAAGCAACAAGTGCTGCACATCGACTTCCAGCGCGTCGATGCCACGCACAAGATGCACACCAAGGTGCCCCTGCACTTCATCAACGGCGACGTGGCTCCGGGCGTCAAGCTCGAAGGCGGCATCGTTTCGCACGTGCTGACCGAAGTCGATGTCAGCTGCCTGCCGGGCGACCTGCCCGAGTTCATCGAAGTGGATCTGAAGGATCTGGCCTCCGGCCACTCCCTGCACGTTTCCGGCCTCAAGCTGCCCAAGGGCGTTGAAGTCACCGTGCACGGCGACCCGGTCGTCGCGACCATCGCCAAGGTCAAAGGCAGCACCACCGACGAGGCCGCCGAAGGCGAAGCGCCCAAGGCCTAA
- the pth gene encoding aminoacyl-tRNA hydrolase → MTQAPPKLIVGLGNPGPEYVETRHNAGFWFCEQLARELGMSLSRESRFHGLVGISRQHGVTILLPQTFMNRSGLSVVALAHFYRILPSEILVVHDELDIPPGQLRMKCGGGNGGHNGLKDISAHLSTPDYWRLRIGIGHPGDRNQVADYVLHRPRKEEQALIDESIERALATWPLIARGEWERATQQLNSKPKPKTA, encoded by the coding sequence ATGACGCAAGCGCCACCCAAGCTGATCGTCGGTCTCGGCAATCCCGGACCCGAGTACGTCGAAACCCGGCACAACGCCGGGTTTTGGTTTTGTGAGCAGCTCGCACGCGAACTGGGCATGAGCCTCTCGCGCGAGTCGCGCTTCCATGGACTGGTCGGCATTTCGCGCCAGCATGGCGTGACGATCCTGCTGCCGCAGACCTTCATGAACCGCTCTGGACTGTCGGTGGTGGCGCTCGCGCACTTCTACCGCATCCTGCCGAGCGAAATCCTCGTCGTGCATGACGAGCTCGACATTCCGCCCGGCCAGCTGCGCATGAAGTGCGGCGGCGGCAACGGCGGCCACAACGGGCTCAAGGACATCAGCGCCCATCTTTCCACGCCGGACTACTGGCGCCTGCGCATCGGCATCGGCCATCCCGGCGACCGCAACCAGGTTGCAGACTACGTGCTGCACCGGCCGCGCAAGGAAGAGCAGGCCCTGATCGACGAATCCATCGAACGCGCACTTGCCACCTGGCCGCTGATCGCCCGCGGCGAGTGGGAGCGCGCGACGCAACAACTCAACAGCAAACCGAAACCGAAGACGGCCTGA
- the ychF gene encoding redox-regulated ATPase YchF yields MSLKCGIVGLPNVGKSTLFNALTKAGIAAENYPFCTIEPNVGIVEVPDARLDQLSEIVKPQKIQPAIVEFVDIAGLVAGASKGEGLGNQFLANIRETDAIVNVVRCFDDPNVIHVSGRVDPIADIETIVTELALADMAAVEKAIARDGKKAKSGDKEAQKLVAALEKLLPHLNEGKPARTFNLTDDEKALIKPLCLMTIKPAMYVGNVLEDGFKNNPHLDRLREHAAKEGAPVVAVCAKIEAELADLDDEDKKAFLADLGLDEPGLNRLIRAGYDLLGLQTYFTAGVKEVRAWTIHKGDTAPQAAGVIHTDFERGFIRAQTISFEDFVAYKGEQGAKEAGKMRAEGKEYVVKDGDVMNFLFNV; encoded by the coding sequence ATGAGCCTGAAATGCGGCATCGTCGGCCTGCCCAACGTGGGCAAGTCCACTCTCTTCAACGCGCTCACCAAGGCGGGCATCGCGGCCGAGAACTATCCCTTCTGCACCATCGAGCCCAACGTGGGCATCGTCGAAGTGCCCGATGCGCGCCTCGACCAGCTCTCCGAGATCGTCAAGCCGCAGAAGATCCAGCCCGCGATCGTTGAGTTCGTGGACATCGCCGGCCTCGTGGCCGGTGCCTCCAAAGGCGAAGGCCTGGGCAACCAGTTCCTCGCCAACATCCGCGAGACCGACGCGATCGTGAACGTCGTGCGCTGTTTCGATGATCCCAATGTCATCCATGTCTCGGGTCGCGTCGACCCGATCGCCGACATCGAGACCATCGTCACCGAGCTCGCGCTCGCCGACATGGCGGCCGTGGAGAAGGCGATCGCGCGCGATGGCAAGAAGGCCAAGTCCGGCGACAAGGAAGCCCAGAAGCTCGTCGCCGCACTCGAGAAGCTGCTGCCCCACCTGAACGAAGGCAAACCCGCGCGCACCTTCAACCTCACCGACGACGAGAAGGCGCTGATCAAGCCGCTGTGCCTCATGACGATCAAGCCCGCCATGTACGTGGGCAACGTGCTGGAAGACGGCTTCAAAAACAATCCGCACCTCGACCGCCTGCGCGAGCACGCCGCCAAGGAAGGCGCGCCCGTCGTCGCGGTATGCGCCAAGATCGAAGCCGAACTCGCCGATCTCGACGACGAGGACAAGAAGGCCTTCCTCGCCGACCTCGGCCTCGACGAGCCTGGCCTCAACCGCCTGATCCGCGCGGGCTACGACCTGCTCGGCCTGCAGACCTACTTCACCGCGGGCGTGAAGGAAGTACGCGCCTGGACCATCCACAAGGGCGATACCGCGCCGCAGGCCGCCGGCGTGATCCACACCGACTTCGAACGCGGCTTCATCCGCGCGCAGACGATTTCCTTTGAAGACTTCGTCGCCTACAAGGGCGAACAGGGCGCGAAGGAAGCCGGCAAGATGCGCGCCGAAGGCAAGGAATATGTGGTCAAGGATGGCGACGTCATGAATTTCCTGTTCAACGTCTAG